The following nucleotide sequence is from Mangifera indica cultivar Alphonso chromosome 1, CATAS_Mindica_2.1, whole genome shotgun sequence.
TTTATTTGTACATGTTTTAAAGATCGAATTGATGATATTAGacatctcttcttctcttaAACATCGGCATCATTGGACTCATTTTGTGCTCAAAAGCTTCAATGTACAAATTTTCCTTAGTTTCCACCAGTAATCCCCATAGGGTGAAAACTACAAAATCACTAGAGAATATATATACTTGCTCCTAAATTATAAGGCCTTGATGCAAATGTAACATCATGGATTTTCATCGCTTGTTCAGCATACTCTGGAGAAGAAACAATATTGGAATTTTCTCCAAGATGAAGGTGCATAAATGGCCCATATCTTTGCCAAGTCTCTTAGAAACCGGttggattttattttgattCCAGTCCCcaatatatttatagaatacCGGGACTCCTTCACCGTGCATCTCTTATCTTAGCTGCTCCCATTCCTATAGGCACcgtattgaaaattttacattatgtAGTTGTTTCGTCTTTCTGTGTTTGGTTTTTACTAGGataaatagaaatatatattttatatatatacacactttacGAAGAGAACAATTCTGTCGGTATGGCGCAAAGATTAAAGATCTATCCACACGTGGATAACAGTAAATCTGACAATTTTTGTGACAAAGAAATATGGACCCTATATATGTATGCATCTCCAGCTTGGAGAAATTTCTACTATTCAAGATAAATGGACTTTACTTCCAGCAAATTTTATTGCTTCAAATGCTGGATCAGTGATTAACTTCATAGACACAATTTCCTCATCTACATATGGTGTCATAGTGCAGCTTCCTGAGAGAAATGAAAAGATCAAGAACGATTCAAAACGGTTATCAGAGTAATTACACCGTCGGCAGAAGGTTTTAACACAGCAATTCGAGAACAATTTAAATCGGCTGCCAAGCAGATTATGCATTTGTAAGAGATGAAACTATAATCTTTAAGATTTTAAAGACAAAGAAGTTAAGACTTACATTGCCATTGAAGAAGTACAGAAACACATACTATATAACTTTTATAGAAATCTTTCTGAGAAGCTTCTCTTTGAAGAAACTTGTCAGAACGACGAGTGACCAGCTGCAAAACTAGCAATCAAAGTGCATTTCTTATTTGCATATACTTCCATCGGAGGCTATGAATGATAAGGAATGGGAATCAAACATAAATCATCTTTTCTCTTTGTGCTGACACCAAATGACTCAGTCATGTCCAAATCTTGATTCTTCATTCCACCAGGAAGTTTCCAGTCAAAATGGTATAGCAACATTGCTAGAGGAAGCTCAACATTGGCCATGCCGAATGAAATTCCTGGGCATATCCTCCGTCCAGCGCCAAATGGGATGAATTCGAAATGAGTCCCCCTAAAGTCAATAGCACTATCAATAAACCTCTCTGGATTAAAGTTCTCAGGTTCAGACCAATATTTTGGATCCCTTCCGATGGCCCATGCATTAACAATGACTCTGGATTTGACAGGCACGTTGAATCCATTGATCTCACAGCTTTCTCCACATTCCCTTGGAATTAACAGCGGGGCGGGAGGATGTAATCTCAGAGTCTCTTTTATTACTAGCTTCAAGAATTTCATTTCACTAATGCCTGTTTCATCAACCTTCCCTTTTGTATTAAACACATCCCTCACCTCAGTTTGTGCTTTTCTCATCAGTGTTGGATTTTTTATCATCTCACAAAATGCCCAATCAATTACGGTAGCCGATGTTTCACTTCCAGCACTAAAAATATCCTGTAAAGGAAGTTTAAATCATGCTCTATACATGGAATGATAGATTACCTATAGTTTGACCTATATTTCATTTTGAAAAGTCTACCTCTATCAAGATAATTTGcaattataatgaatatcaaaTTAGGTAACAATAGTAAtgtgttttatctttaatttaaaattattcaatcagatAATGACGTATATCATTAGTAtccaatttatacaaattttaaatgtttgatAGTGTAAATGTTTCATAGAATTTGTGTTGACCAAATGATAGAGAGATTAGTTCATGCATTGAACTATGAGGATGTTATCGTATAAGAAGTACTTACCAAAATTATTGCTTTAATGTTCTTGGGAGTTAAAGAAAATTGAGGATCACTATGCTCTTGAAGCTTTAGCAGAACATCAACCAAATCTTTATCTCCTTCACTCTTGTATGGCATTTTATGTTCATTGACAATATTTTCAAGTATTCTATCAGCTTCTTGATGTATCTTCTCAAGTTTTGACTTGACTCCACTGATCGATTGGAGCAGTTTGATGGAAGGAAAGACATCGGGGATATTAAAACCTGCTAGCAATTTCGTAGACTCTTTGATAACCGCTATAAATGACCCTTTATCCTTGCAATTTTTTCCAAAGGCTGCCCTTGAAGTGACACCATATGATGATGAGAAAATTGCTTCAGTGAGGTTAATCACTGATCCTGCTTTTGAAGCAATCGAATCTACGAGATTAAACACCTCTTCTTCTCTTAAAAATCGAAAAGATTGTACTTGTTTAGGGCTCAAAAGCTCCGACGTGCAAATTTTCCTTATCTTTCTCAAGTAATCACCATATGGTGAAAAGGCTATATCAGTACATTCATAAGTCATAATACTTGCGGCTTCATTATAAGGCCTTGAAGCAAATATG
It contains:
- the LOC123193745 gene encoding cytochrome P450 71D11-like, coding for MEFIFPSLSILLSFLLFVFMVMKLSKRFKTNDGSFNLPPGPPKLPFIGNLHQLLAMGSLPHRALRDLAQKYGPFMHLQLGELSTIVVSSPEYAEQVMKTHDAIFASRPYNEAASIMTYECTDIAFSPYGDYLRKIRKICTSELLSPKQVQSFRFLREEEVFNLVDSIASKAGSVINLTEAIFSSSYGVTSRAAFGKNCKDKGSFIAVIKESTKLLAGFNIPDVFPSIKLLQSISGVKSKLEKIHQEADRILENIVNEHKMPYKSEGDKDLVDVLLKLQEHSDPQFSLTPKNIKAIILDIFSAGSETSATVIDWAFCEMIKNPTLMRKAQTEVRDVFNTKGKVDETGISEMKFLKLVIKETLRLHPPAPLLIPRECGESCEINGFNVPVKSRVIVNAWAIGRDPKYWSEPENFNPERFIDSAIDFRGTHFEFIPFGAGRRICPGISFGMANVELPLAMLLYHFDWKLPGGMKNQDLDMTESFGVSTKRKDDLCLIPIPYHS